In the genome of Candidatus Ruthia magnifica str. Cm (Calyptogena magnifica), one region contains:
- the rnr gene encoding ribonuclease R has translation MSDPYYKRESKKYNKPIPSRGYILSFFEKKSHKLHELCNLLSIDHHQKKPLTHRLRAMVRDQQLNCDQRGVYHKFSEKNWVMTGTVIANPKGFGFITLDKGGKDLRLSSKQMQLVFHGDRVKVRLLNQRGDTQIIKVIKSIETVVGRLHLEKDGAYVVVDDKRIKHNISISKINREHLDEQIVIVKITKSPTLKSLAVGEIVQILGSYMDEGVETDSALYRNGIPVDFSPEALIQTDKLPSIVTDSDKKGRIDITKMKLVTIDDEDSRDFDDAVYAQTTSKGWKLVVSIADVSHYVKEGLYLDKDATDRGNSVYFPHHVVPMLPEVLSNGLCSINPDVERLCMTCEMNIDTHGNLLDYKFYPAVMLSHARLTYTKVSQILEHHDVDLTQQYASVMDNLNTLYDLYKALKYAKIKRGVMDFDRIESQILFNDNGKIDNIIARSRNDAHKLIEECMLMANQASAKFLNHHNEDFLYRIHPKPTVEKVEVTRQFLTAIGLTLEGGTQPDSKDFAKVLASAKGRDDETIIKTVVLRTMKQAVYTPVNEGHFGLAFENYTHFTSPIRRYPDLLVHRAIKRVLDKKSRKPSKKMLEIGAHLSMTERRADDASRDVEQWLKCEYMRDKIGNTFNGVISGVASFGIFIELTDVFVEGMIAIRDMKDDYYIFDDIHHQLKGERTGKIYQLGNTIKIQVASVNLDDRQMAFVPTK, from the coding sequence ATGTCAGATCCCTATTATAAAAGAGAGTCAAAAAAATACAACAAACCAATCCCTTCAAGAGGATATATCCTTAGTTTTTTTGAAAAAAAATCACATAAATTACACGAACTATGCAATTTATTGTCCATTGACCATCATCAAAAAAAACCCTTAACGCACCGCCTTAGGGCTATGGTTCGTGATCAGCAGCTAAATTGTGATCAGCGTGGTGTGTATCACAAATTTAGTGAAAAAAACTGGGTGATGACCGGTACAGTGATTGCCAATCCAAAAGGCTTTGGTTTTATTACACTAGATAAAGGTGGTAAAGATTTAAGACTATCATCAAAGCAAATGCAATTGGTTTTTCATGGCGACCGAGTTAAAGTACGCTTGCTTAACCAACGCGGTGACACACAAATTATTAAAGTTATAAAAAGTATTGAAACTGTGGTTGGACGCTTACATCTTGAAAAAGATGGAGCTTATGTTGTAGTTGACGACAAGCGTATTAAGCACAATATTAGCATTTCAAAGATTAATAGAGAGCATCTTGATGAGCAAATCGTAATTGTTAAAATCACAAAATCCCCAACCCTAAAAAGCCTAGCAGTAGGTGAAATTGTCCAAATTTTAGGTAGTTACATGGATGAAGGCGTAGAGACAGATTCCGCCCTTTATCGCAATGGAATTCCGGTTGATTTTTCACCAGAAGCACTCATACAAACCGATAAATTACCAAGTATAGTAACCGATAGTGATAAAAAAGGTCGAATTGACATTACTAAAATGAAATTAGTCACTATTGATGATGAAGATTCTCGTGATTTTGACGATGCTGTTTACGCACAAACCACCAGCAAAGGCTGGAAATTGGTTGTTTCTATTGCCGATGTATCACACTATGTAAAAGAAGGCTTATACTTAGACAAAGATGCTACAGATCGTGGCAATTCGGTATATTTTCCACACCACGTTGTACCAATGTTGCCTGAAGTCTTATCGAACGGCTTATGTTCAATTAACCCTGATGTTGAGCGCTTGTGTATGACTTGTGAAATGAATATTGATACTCATGGAAATTTATTGGATTATAAGTTTTATCCTGCCGTTATGTTATCACACGCGCGATTAACCTACACCAAGGTTAGCCAAATTTTAGAACACCATGATGTAGACCTCACTCAACAATACGCATCAGTGATGGATAATTTAAACACACTGTATGATTTATACAAAGCACTTAAATACGCTAAAATTAAGCGCGGGGTAATGGATTTTGATCGCATTGAATCACAAATTTTATTTAACGATAACGGCAAAATTGATAACATTATTGCTCGCTCTCGTAATGATGCTCACAAACTGATTGAAGAATGCATGTTGATGGCCAATCAAGCAAGTGCTAAATTTTTAAACCATCATAATGAGGACTTTTTATACCGAATTCATCCCAAACCCACAGTAGAAAAAGTAGAAGTTACTCGCCAATTTTTAACTGCCATTGGCTTAACACTTGAAGGTGGTACGCAGCCAGATTCTAAAGACTTTGCCAAAGTGCTTGCAAGTGCCAAAGGTAGAGACGATGAAACCATCATTAAAACAGTTGTTTTACGTACCATGAAACAAGCCGTTTACACCCCTGTTAACGAAGGACACTTTGGCTTGGCATTTGAAAACTATACCCACTTTACCTCACCCATAAGGCGGTATCCTGATCTTTTGGTACATCGTGCCATTAAGCGCGTTTTAGATAAAAAGAGCAGAAAACCTAGCAAAAAAATGCTTGAAATTGGCGCACACTTATCCATGACCGAACGTAGAGCAGACGACGCCTCACGTGATGTTGAACAATGGCTAAAATGCGAATACATGCGTGACAAAATAGGTAACACCTTTAATGGTGTTATTTCTGGCGTTGCTAGTTTTGGTATTTTTATCGAACTTACCGACGTATTTGTAGAAGGTATGATTGCCATACGTGACATGAAAGATGACTATTATATTTTCGATGATATTCACCATCAACTCAAAGGTGAACGCACTGGAAAAATTTACCAACTAGGCAATACCATAAAAATTCAAGTCGCCTCTGTTAATCTTGACGATAGACAGATGGCATTTGTACCAACTAAATAA
- a CDS encoding adenylosuccinate synthase, which produces MSKNVVIIGTQWGDEGKGKVVDLITDKVASVVRFQGGHNAGHTLVINGKTTILHLIPSGILRNHVECLIGHGVVLSMSALLKEIAELEVADIDTTKRLKISPGCPLILPYHIELDNAREIKRGKAAIGTTGNGIGPAYEDKVARRGLRVSDLLDPNLFASKLKEVMEYHNFFLTHYYNANPVDYQTTLDEVLSQVEQTKHMIVDVTEQIHQHIANDENILFEGAQGALLDIDQGTYPFVTSSNTTSGAAVTGSGIGVTDIDYVLGIVKAYTTRVGGGPFPTELIYDVALDKGDEIGKVLGTVGHEFGATTGRQRRCGWLDMVTLKRSFNLNAVTGICLTKLDVMDTLETIKICTSYEIDGVETTIPPFSAEDYAKAKPIYIKIPGWKTSTIGTDSFDSLPVEAQSYIRKIEQLANLPVDILSTGPDRLQTLILKHPFE; this is translated from the coding sequence ATGTCAAAAAATGTAGTTATTATTGGCACCCAATGGGGTGATGAAGGCAAAGGAAAAGTGGTTGATTTAATCACAGATAAAGTGGCTAGTGTAGTACGCTTTCAAGGTGGACACAACGCTGGCCATACCTTGGTAATTAATGGAAAAACGACTATATTACACCTTATTCCTTCTGGTATTTTACGCAACCATGTTGAGTGTTTAATTGGTCATGGTGTAGTGTTATCAATGTCTGCTTTGTTAAAAGAAATTGCAGAGTTAGAAGTTGCTGATATTGATACAACAAAGCGCTTAAAAATTAGCCCAGGCTGTCCTTTAATTTTACCATATCATATTGAGCTTGATAATGCTCGTGAAATAAAGCGTGGCAAGGCTGCGATTGGCACTACAGGTAATGGTATTGGTCCTGCTTATGAAGATAAAGTTGCTCGTCGTGGTTTACGTGTTAGTGATTTATTAGATCCAAACCTATTTGCTTCAAAACTTAAAGAGGTGATGGAATACCATAATTTTTTTCTGACTCATTACTATAATGCAAACCCTGTTGATTATCAAACCACGTTAGATGAAGTCTTATCTCAAGTAGAGCAAACCAAACATATGATTGTTGATGTAACAGAGCAAATTCATCAACACATTGCTAATGATGAGAATATACTATTTGAAGGCGCACAAGGTGCATTATTAGATATTGATCAAGGCACTTACCCATTTGTCACCTCCTCAAACACAACCTCTGGTGCTGCAGTCACTGGCTCAGGTATTGGCGTAACAGATATTGATTATGTATTAGGCATTGTTAAGGCTTATACAACACGTGTGGGTGGTGGTCCATTCCCAACTGAATTGATTTATGATGTCGCCCTTGATAAGGGTGATGAAATTGGCAAAGTGCTGGGCACAGTTGGCCATGAATTTGGTGCAACCACAGGTCGTCAACGTCGCTGTGGTTGGTTAGATATGGTAACGCTCAAACGCTCATTTAACTTAAATGCGGTGACGGGTATTTGCTTAACCAAACTTGATGTGATGGACACCTTGGAAACAATCAAAATTTGCACATCTTATGAGATTGATGGTGTTGAAACAACCATCCCCCCATTTTCTGCCGAAGACTATGCTAAAGCCAAACCAATCTATATTAAAATACCCGGGTGGAAAACCTCAACCATTGGTACTGATTCGTTTGATTCATTACCCGTTGAGGCACAAAGCTATATTCGAAAAATTGAACAATTAGCCAATCTTCCAGTTGATATTTTATCCACTGGTCCAGACCGCTTACAAACCCTAATTTTAAAACATCCATTTGAGTAA
- a CDS encoding ATP phosphoribosyltransferase regulatory subunit, with protein sequence MGAWQLPEGIDELTDDQALVFESLRRQLLDLYADKGFGLVIPPMVEHVNSLLLTSDTIDEKTFKLLDPISGKMLGVHADITPQIARIDAKRGSDLVEKYCYINSILKTKADDFYASRSPIQAGAELYGSDKISADVEVIGLMLKSLKLLSISPIVLSLGNVTIFDALIAQENISIQTVAQLRTIFSCRSTPDLAVFLNKNALKNADLFIRLIKLEGKSDILSEALTIFSHLNQAKVAIEDLIAIDKQLNTKGIKAIFDLSELQIHEYYTGIVFSAYNENYSKALAQGGRYNGIGKSFGKSRAATGFSFDLKFLSQNHF encoded by the coding sequence ATGGGGGCATGGCAGCTACCTGAAGGCATAGATGAACTCACTGACGATCAAGCATTAGTTTTTGAGTCTCTGCGTCGTCAGCTTTTAGACTTATATGCTGACAAGGGTTTTGGCTTGGTTATCCCACCTATGGTTGAACATGTTAATTCACTACTGCTAACCAGTGATACTATTGATGAGAAAACTTTTAAATTATTAGATCCTATTAGTGGTAAAATGTTAGGCGTGCATGCTGATATTACCCCACAAATTGCACGCATTGATGCCAAACGTGGTAGCGATTTAGTCGAAAAATATTGTTATATCAATTCAATCCTAAAAACCAAAGCGGATGATTTTTATGCCTCACGATCTCCCATTCAGGCAGGTGCTGAGTTATATGGCTCAGATAAAATTAGCGCTGATGTTGAAGTGATTGGGTTAATGCTAAAAAGCTTAAAACTATTATCAATTAGCCCAATTGTGCTTAGTTTGGGTAATGTTACAATTTTTGATGCACTGATAGCACAAGAAAACATTTCAATACAAACCGTTGCACAATTACGAACAATTTTCTCATGCCGTTCAACCCCAGATTTAGCAGTATTTTTAAACAAAAATGCGCTTAAAAATGCTGATTTATTTATTCGTTTGATAAAACTAGAAGGAAAGTCGGATATTTTAAGCGAGGCATTGACAATATTTAGCCATCTTAATCAAGCCAAGGTAGCCATTGAGGATTTAATTGCTATTGATAAACAACTCAATACCAAAGGTATTAAAGCCATTTTTGACCTTAGCGAATTGCAAATTCATGAGTATTACACCGGTATTGTATTTTCAGCTTATAACGAAAACTATTCTAAAGCATTGGCACAAGGTGGTCGTTATAATGGTATTGGCAAATCTTTTGGTAAATCAAGAGCAGCCACTGGCTTTTCATTTGATTTGAAATTTTTATCTCAAAATCATTTTTAG
- the hflC gene encoding protease modulator HflC, translating to MQKIGLAIIAVLFLVLSSVLYTVNETQTVIKLRLGEIITVEESPGLKFKMPFVNNIIKFDNRIQTLDEPAERFLTSEKKNVIVDSYVKWRIIDAEQFYKSTGGNIVRTNNRLTQIIKTGLKSEFSKRTIADVVSNERSEIMSNIVRLAKKDIAQFGIEIVDVRIKRIDLSQEVSNSVYRRMQAERQRVAKEFRSKGAEKAEIIRAAADKKRTIILANAYRDSEKIRGEGDAASANNYAQAYNKNTDFYAFYRALASYKKSFSNQSNILILNPNTEFFRHFSPQIK from the coding sequence ATGCAAAAAATAGGTTTAGCAATAATTGCTGTTTTATTCTTAGTATTAAGTTCAGTACTTTACACAGTAAACGAAACCCAAACGGTTATTAAATTACGTTTAGGTGAAATTATTACCGTTGAGGAATCTCCAGGTCTTAAATTCAAAATGCCATTTGTTAATAACATTATAAAATTTGACAATCGCATTCAAACTTTAGATGAACCAGCCGAAAGATTTTTAACAAGTGAGAAGAAAAATGTAATTGTAGATTCTTATGTTAAATGGCGTATTATTGACGCTGAGCAGTTCTACAAATCAACAGGTGGTAATATAGTAAGGACCAATAATCGTTTAACACAAATTATTAAAACTGGCCTTAAAAGTGAATTTTCAAAACGTACGATTGCTGATGTAGTTTCTAACGAACGTAGTGAAATTATGTCCAATATTGTCAGGCTTGCTAAAAAAGACATTGCTCAATTTGGTATTGAAATTGTTGATGTGCGTATTAAGCGAATTGATTTATCACAAGAGGTATCTAATTCAGTTTATCGTCGTATGCAAGCAGAACGCCAACGAGTGGCTAAAGAGTTTAGATCGAAAGGTGCAGAAAAGGCTGAAATTATTAGAGCTGCTGCTGACAAAAAACGTACCATTATTTTGGCAAATGCTTATCGTGATTCTGAGAAAATTCGAGGTGAGGGCGATGCAGCTAGTGCAAATAACTATGCACAAGCTTATAATAAGAACACAGATTTTTACGCTTTTTATCGTGCGTTAGCATCATATAAGAAATCATTTTCCAATCAAAGCAATATTTTAATACTCAATCCAAATACAGAATTTTTCCGTCACTTCAGCCCGCAAATTAAATAA
- the hflK gene encoding FtsH protease activity modulator HflK, which translates to MTWNDNNKNPWSGSNQTPPELEKVIKDFKNKFDGLFNNKKLSSAGTSKIPSRGGFKYILILVLLVWLLSGIYIIDPAEKGVVLRFGAFQEETSQGPHWHIPYPIETLNRINVEQVRTAEIGYRNVVNNNRRFGGNVSSESLMLTKDENMIEAKFAIQYRINDVQAYLFNVANPDTTLRHVSESAIRQVVGQNTMDYILTEGRANIADNIKEKSQNLLDKYKTGLLITTVNMQDAQPPEQVQSAFSDAVKAREDKQRLINEAQTYANDILPKSRGKAARMLEESKAYKSEMISKSEGEASRFKQILAEYEKAPKVTRERLYRETMENVLASTSKVVVDSKANSMMYLPIDKLINARQINTQESSTQHNNQGGNVREIFRNRGAR; encoded by the coding sequence ATGACTTGGAATGACAATAATAAAAACCCTTGGTCTGGTAGTAATCAAACACCACCAGAATTAGAGAAAGTGATTAAAGATTTTAAAAATAAATTTGATGGTCTCTTTAATAATAAAAAATTATCAAGCGCTGGCACATCTAAAATTCCTTCAAGAGGTGGCTTTAAATATATATTAATTTTGGTTTTATTGGTCTGGCTGTTGTCAGGTATTTATATTATCGATCCAGCTGAAAAAGGTGTTGTGTTGCGTTTTGGCGCATTCCAAGAAGAAACTTCTCAAGGGCCTCATTGGCATATCCCTTATCCAATTGAAACTTTAAATAGGATTAATGTTGAACAAGTCAGAACAGCTGAAATTGGTTATCGTAATGTGGTTAATAACAATCGACGCTTTGGTGGTAATGTTTCATCCGAATCTTTAATGCTGACTAAAGATGAAAATATGATTGAAGCTAAGTTTGCGATTCAATATAGAATAAATGATGTTCAAGCTTATTTGTTTAATGTTGCTAATCCAGACACAACACTTCGTCACGTATCTGAAAGCGCTATTCGACAAGTTGTTGGTCAAAATACTATGGACTACATCTTAACTGAGGGTCGAGCTAATATCGCTGATAATATTAAAGAAAAATCTCAAAACTTATTGGATAAATATAAAACTGGTTTGTTGATAACAACAGTTAATATGCAAGATGCACAGCCACCAGAACAGGTTCAATCTGCCTTTTCTGATGCGGTTAAAGCTCGTGAAGACAAACAACGTTTGATTAACGAAGCGCAAACTTATGCCAATGATATTTTGCCAAAATCTCGTGGTAAGGCTGCACGTATGCTTGAGGAATCAAAAGCTTATAAATCTGAAATGATTTCTAAATCAGAAGGTGAAGCATCACGCTTTAAACAAATTTTAGCTGAGTATGAAAAAGCACCTAAAGTTACTAGGGAACGCTTATATCGCGAAACTATGGAAAATGTACTGGCCTCTACCAGTAAGGTAGTGGTTGATTCTAAAGCTAATAGTATGATGTACTTACCTATTGACAAATTGATTAATGCTAGACAAATAAATACCCAAGAATCATCAACACAACACAACAATCAAGGTGGTAATGTTAGAGAAATTTTCCGTAATAGAGGAGCTAGATAA